In Alnus glutinosa chromosome 7, dhAlnGlut1.1, whole genome shotgun sequence, the sequence TTGGCCACTTCGGATTCCTTCTGGCTCGAACTGGGGTTGGCACCGTCACTCCTGCATTCACAAGTGAACCTCCACCAAGCCCGCATGCCACTGCTGCTAGAGAATCATTTTGTTCATGTacctatatatattttcatcaaacagattcatatatattatcattaaTTTACACTGAAGTCTTGAGTTAATTAGAAACTAAGCATGTTTTAATCTGGTTAATTTTCAACTCCATGTGACTACCGTTTTTTGGCCTGCTTAAGTTCTTTTGACAACCGATTCATTATATATTTCTACACGGgacttttcatcttcttccaaGACTTTTCAATGCTTGATTTGAACAAAAGATGGATGAGAGATGTATTAcagaaaatgaaataacatttttttatgtaaaaagtGGACTTTTAAACAAAGTAAACAAGTTgaacttttcaaaaatttatagaCGTTGAGAATTTtcataaaagagaaatgttttaTTTCCTCCTTGtaacccagcgtccccgctggcgaccctcatgggatcacccaaTTCTTGGCGTCCCAAAGAGTACCCGCTAGTGACCCTCATaagcttgtgcacgctccctcATCTAAGGCTGAACAACGGCTCTAATATCATTTGTAATGACATACCTCCAATGACACaataatattgtccgcttttagctcCCTAAAATGAGACTTTTCaaaaggtcacccatcctaatACTACTttcacagaagcacgcttaactgcaaagttttgataggtttatggtcatcacggctttaaaaaacgttgtgtcaagaatgatgcgtttatacatataagcgcaTTCTAATTCTTATACCCAAGCAATGTGGGACGCCACACTCCTCCTGTTCTTCTTTCATCCTTCCAATTCTTTAAAATCATCCTTGGATATATAGGGTTCATGTAAGTCCCTTATATGGGCCACGTAAaacatttaataataattttcaaaagtgaaaaaaatgaggTAAAGACAATAAGAGAATGTATAACATATCTCTTGTACGTATTTGGTGATTTGACAACGGATTCATGATATTTTTCTTCATGAGTTGTTCATTTCAGTGATTCCAAATATATATCCAAATACTAAAACGTTAATTATTGTGAAGTAACCTTGTACGTCGATCTTCATGCATGTTTATATATGTTTGATTTCCATGCAAGATCGAGAAGAAGATAACAAATTAAGAGGAAGTAAAGTAATTAACCTGGAATAAAGCATCTTTTGGGCCAAAGCTGACACCTAAGTTCTGGTTCTCCATCCTCACAGCAGACATGATCTTCAAGCTGTCAGTTGGAAAATCCTGAGCTTCCCATCTCCGGCCTTTCTCAATCAAACATACCTTTATTCCCGCCATTGACATCCGACAAGCAGCAACAGAACCACCATATCCAGACCCCACGACAATAGCATCATaaccaccttcttctccatctccAAGCCTTCTCATTAACTCTGCTtgtttcttcattattttctttgaaatccCAGGTCAAGAGAAAAACAAGCTGTCGATGGTGATCACGGTCTTCGATCACTTCCTTGCCCACAAAGACCATGCacttataatatataacttttataAGTTAACCTCCTGTGACTGGAATTTCTCAAGTCAATTGGCAGCACAGGTTTGTTCCCACTTCAATTGGGttccattaattaattttgtagcTGAGAAATATTTGGCTACGAGAAGAGACTCCTACAATCTCTATTAAGTAGGCTAACAAAACTTAATTAGTAGGAAAGTTATGTAGCCGTAAATCAAGCCTAGAAGTCAAATTTTCCTGCTCAATTATGATTATTTAAGTTCTAATACCCATTGAGACATTAACACCAAATTCGTTAGGGAAAATCTTAGCCATTACATATATACACCGGTACCACCGTACCCGACAAGAAGCCCTATATATGTAGGGGTGACAAGAAGCCCTATATATGTAAGGGTGACCCTTGCCATAGATTGTCGATGGTACCCTTTATTCAGGGCTccgattttgaaaattttccgGCTTAAAAATTGGACATGATTCCTATCAGAATTAGGAAAAAGTTATGTAGCCGTAAATCAAGTCTAGAAGTCAAATTTTCCTACTCAATTATGATTATTTAAGTTCTAATACCCATTGAGACATTAACACCAAATTCGTTAGGGAAAATCTTAGCCATTGTTCCTTACATATATACACCGGTACCACCGTACCCGACAAGAAGCCCTATATATGTAGGGGTGACAAGAAGCCCTATATATGTAGGGGTGACCCTTGCCATAGATTGTCGATGGTACCCTTTATTCAGGGCTccgattttgaaaattttccgGCTTAAAAATTGGACATGATTCCTATTAGAATTAGGAAAGTTATGTAGCCGTAAATCAAGCCTAGAAGTCAAATTTTCCTGCTCAATTATGATTATTTAAGTTCTAATACCCATTGAGACATTAACACCAAATTCGTTAGGGAAAATCTTAGCCATTGTTCCTTACATATATACACCGGTACCATTGTACCCGACAAGAAGCCCTATATATGTAGGGGTG encodes:
- the LOC133872655 gene encoding uncharacterized protein LOC133872655 — translated: MKKQAELMRRLGDGEEGGYDAIVVGSGYGGSVAACRMSMAGIKVCLIEKGRRWEAQDFPTDSLKIMSAVRMENQNLGVSFGPKDALFQVHEQNDSLAAVACGLGGGSLVNAGVTVPTPVRARRNPKWPKEWERDWENCEASAAAMLRIQSVPVKFPVAKVLGEILADGQIEKSFETSSLQLSMNFGLEEPQSNINPCLACGNCLAGCPYNAKSSTDKNYLVSAIQALFSSYHLICLY